From the genome of Muricauda sp. SCSIO 64092, one region includes:
- the rplF gene encoding 50S ribosomal protein L6 translates to MSRIGNNPIPIPEGVTIEVKDNAVTVKGKLGELTQEFNGVEMKMEEGSLTVSRTSESKDHKAKHGLYRALVNNMVEGVSKGWTKELELVGVGYRASNQGQKLDLALGFSHNIVMDIAPEVKIETVSEKGKNPIVKLTSHDKQLVGAVAAKIRSFRKPEPYKGKGIKFVGEQIRRKAGKSA, encoded by the coding sequence ATGTCAAGAATAGGTAATAACCCAATCCCAATTCCAGAAGGAGTTACCATAGAGGTAAAGGACAACGCCGTAACAGTAAAAGGAAAACTTGGAGAATTGACCCAAGAGTTTAACGGCGTGGAAATGAAAATGGAAGAAGGTAGTTTAACGGTGTCAAGAACCTCCGAATCCAAAGACCATAAGGCAAAACATGGTTTGTACAGAGCCCTGGTCAATAATATGGTGGAAGGTGTTTCCAAAGGTTGGACCAAGGAATTGGAATTGGTAGGGGTAGGATATCGTGCCAGCAACCAAGGACAGAAATTGGATTTGGCACTTGGTTTTTCGCACAACATTGTAATGGATATTGCTCCAGAAGTAAAGATTGAAACTGTTTCCGAGAAAGGGAAGAACCCAATCGTAAAACTTACTTCGCACGACAAGCAATTGGTTGGTGCAGTGGCCGCAAAAATCCGTTCGTTCAGAAAGCCTGAACCTTACAAAGGAAAAGGTATCAAGTTCGTTGGAGAGCAAATTAGAAGAAAAGCAGGTAAATCAGCTTAA
- the rplR gene encoding 50S ribosomal protein L18 yields MGLSKSDRKLRIRRRIRKVSFGTETRPRLSVFRSNKEIYAQLIDDNAGKTLVAASSRDKGIDAKGTKTEIAAAVGKAIAEKAKKVGVETVAFDRGGNLYHGRVKALAEGAREAGLKF; encoded by the coding sequence ATGGGATTATCAAAGTCTGATAGAAAATTACGTATACGACGAAGGATTAGAAAAGTTTCCTTTGGGACCGAGACCCGTCCACGTTTGTCCGTATTCCGTAGTAACAAGGAAATCTATGCCCAATTGATTGATGATAACGCAGGAAAAACGTTGGTTGCAGCTTCATCACGGGACAAAGGTATCGATGCAAAGGGCACCAAGACAGAAATTGCGGCCGCCGTTGGAAAAGCGATTGCCGAAAAAGCAAAGAAAGTAGGTGTTGAAACTGTAGCCTTTGATAGAGGGGGCAATCTTTATCACGGTCGGGTTAAAGCCTTGGCCGAAGGAGCAAGGGAAGCAGGACTTAAATTCTAA
- the rpsE gene encoding 30S ribosomal protein S5, with protein MYQKYKNVETVKPGGLELKDRLVGVQRVTKVTKGGRAFGFSAIVVVGDENGVVGHGLGKSKEVATAIAKAIEDAKKNLIRIPLNKGTLPHEQKGKYGGAKVFIKPASQGTGVIAGGAVRAVLESVGVHDVLSKSQGSSNPHNVVKATFDALLQLRDANTVAKQRGISVEKVFKG; from the coding sequence ATGTATCAGAAGTATAAAAACGTAGAAACGGTTAAACCTGGAGGTTTAGAATTAAAGGACCGTCTTGTTGGTGTGCAAAGGGTAACCAAGGTAACCAAAGGTGGTCGTGCCTTCGGATTCTCTGCCATAGTTGTTGTAGGGGACGAGAACGGTGTTGTAGGCCACGGTTTGGGGAAATCCAAGGAAGTTGCCACGGCAATTGCCAAGGCCATTGAGGATGCCAAAAAGAATTTGATTCGAATTCCCTTGAACAAGGGAACCTTGCCACACGAGCAAAAAGGAAAATACGGAGGGGCAAAGGTCTTTATCAAACCGGCCTCACAGGGTACCGGGGTAATTGCGGGAGGTGCCGTACGTGCGGTATTGGAATCCGTTGGGGTACACGATGTACTTTCAAAATCCCAAGGTTCTTCCAATCCCCACAATGTGGTAAAAGCAACATTTGATGCATTACTGCAATTGCGCGATGCGAATACCGTAGCCAAACAGCGTGGAATAAGCGTAGAAAAAGTATTTAAAGGATAA
- the rpmD gene encoding 50S ribosomal protein L30 has protein sequence MAKIKVKQVKSAIKRPQNQKRTLAALGLRKLGQVVEHDDTPNILGMINKVKHLVSTEEA, from the coding sequence ATGGCGAAGATTAAAGTGAAGCAGGTTAAGAGTGCCATTAAAAGGCCACAAAACCAAAAAAGGACATTGGCAGCACTTGGGCTTAGAAAATTGGGCCAAGTTGTGGAGCATGATGATACGCCAAACATCCTTGGAATGATAAATAAAGTAAAACACTTGGTTTCTACCGAGGAAGCATAA
- the rplO gene encoding 50S ribosomal protein L15, which translates to MDLSNLKPAEGSTHRHGKRLGRGEGSGKGGTAARGHKGAKSRSGYSKKIGFEGGQMPLQRRVPKFGFKNINRKEYQPVNLDKLQALVDNKLVKGEVTFENLVENRLVGKNKLVKILGDGELKAKLKVSAHKFSASAKAAIEAAGGEAINL; encoded by the coding sequence ATGGATTTAAGCAATTTAAAGCCAGCAGAGGGTTCCACCCATAGACACGGAAAGAGGCTTGGTAGAGGAGAAGGCTCGGGAAAAGGTGGAACGGCCGCTCGTGGACATAAAGGGGCAAAGTCCAGATCCGGGTATTCCAAAAAGATAGGTTTTGAAGGGGGGCAAATGCCGCTACAACGTCGAGTACCAAAATTTGGATTCAAAAATATTAACCGTAAGGAGTATCAGCCCGTTAATTTGGACAAGCTCCAAGCTTTGGTGGATAACAAGTTGGTCAAAGGGGAAGTGACCTTTGAAAACCTCGTAGAGAACAGATTGGTTGGTAAAAACAAATTGGTAAAGATTTTAGGCGATGGGGAATTGAAGGCCAAGCTTAAGGTTTCTGCCCATAAATTTAGTGCTTCGGCAAAGGCCGCTATTGAGGCAGCTGGAGGTGAGGCAATAAATTTATAA